One Oryza sativa Japonica Group chromosome 8, ASM3414082v1 DNA window includes the following coding sequences:
- the LOC4346246 gene encoding myb-related protein Zm38 gives MGRSPCCEKEHTNKGAWTKEEDERLVAYIRAHGEGCWRSLPKAAGLLRCGKSCRLRWINYLRPDLKRGNFTADEDDLIIKLHSLLGNKWSLIAARLPGRTDNEIKNYWNTHIRRKLLGRGIDPVTHRPVNAAAATISFHPQPPPTTKEEQLILSKPPKCPDLNLDLCISPPSCQEEDDDYEAKPAMIVRAPELQRRRGGLCFGCSLGLQKECKCSGGGAGAGAGNNFLGLRAGMLDFRSLPMK, from the exons ATGGGGAGGTCGCCGTGCTGCGAGAAGGAGCACACTAACAAGGGCGCGTGGACCAAGGAGGAGGACGAGCGCCTCGTCGCCTACATCCGCGCCCACGGCGAGGGCTGCTGGCGCTCGCTCCCCaaggccgccggcctcctccgctGCGGCAAGAGCTGCCGCCTCCGCTGGATCAACTACCTCCGCCCCGACCTCAAGCGCGGCAACTTCAccgccgacgaggacgaccTCATCATCAAGCTCCACAGCCTCCTCGGCAACAA GTGGTCTCTGATCGCGGCGAGGCTGCCGGGGAGGACGGACAACGAGATCAAGAACTACTGGAACACGCACATCCGCCGGAAGCTTCTCGGCAGGGGGATCGACCCCGTCACGCACCGCCCcgtcaacgccgccgccgccaccatctccttccaTCCCCAGCCGCCGCCAACGACGAAGGAGGAGCAGCTCATACTCAGCAAGCCGCCCAAGTGCCCCGACCTCAACCTGGACCTCTGCATCAGCCCGCCGTCGTGCCAGGAAGAAGACGATGACTATGAGGCGAAGCCGGCGATGATCGTGAGGGCGCCGGAgctgcagcgccgccgcggcggcctctGCTTCGGCTGCAGCCTCGGCCTCCAGAAGGAGTGCaagtgcagcggcggcggcgccggcgccggcgccggcaacaACTTCCTCGGCCTCAGGGCTGGCATGCTCGACTTCAGAAGCCTCCCCATGAAATGA